The following proteins come from a genomic window of Panicum hallii strain FIL2 chromosome 8, PHallii_v3.1, whole genome shotgun sequence:
- the LOC112903642 gene encoding protein DMR6-LIKE OXYGENASE 2-like, whose protein sequence is MAAIADDRQLHRAAEREAAKAPPMFNMVSDTGGGGDDGKSKQEGSYCLIKGSSDLSDRGFTRLPDRYVLPVSERPGDGLGRVKLPIVDLARLRDHCRRAAAIESLDAACRDYGFFQVVNHGVEREVIAGLLDVARRFFELPLPRRARYMSADVRAPVRYGTSFNQTKDAVLFWRDFLKLASCQPLHAAVASWPDEPADLRKVAARYATANHQLFMEIMEAALEALGIACRRSLLRELAAGYSQIMLNCYPACPQPELALGLPPHSDYCLFTLLLQDHVEGLQVLHDGRWLTVDPVPGSFIVNVGDHLEIYSNGRYKSKLHRVRVNSTRPRISVASFHSVPVERVIGPAAELVDEGNPRRYMDTDYATFLSFLASAEGKHKSFLQSRKIAS, encoded by the exons ATGGCAGCTATCGCCGATGACCGGCAACTGCATCGAGCCGCCGAGAGAGAAGCTGCGAAGGCGCCGCCCATGTTCAACATGGTCAGTGACACCGGAGGTGGTGGTGACGACGGCAAGAGCAAGCAGGAGGGCTCCTACTGCCTGATTAAAGGCTCGAGCGACCTCAGCGACCGTGGATTTACCAGGCTGCCGGACAGGTACGTCCTGCCGGTCTCAGAACGCCCCGGCGACGGGCTCGGCCGGGTGAAGCTCCCCATCGTCGACCTCGCGCGCCTCCGCGACCACTgccggcgcgccgccgcgaTCGAGAGTCTCGACGCCGCGTGCCGCGACTACGGATTCTTTCAG GTGGTGAACCATGGGGTGGAGCGCGAGGTGATCGCCGGGCTGCTGGACGTGGCGCGGCGGTTCTTCGAGCTCCCGTtgccgcggcgggcgcggtACATGTCGGCGGACGTGCGGGCGCCGGTGAGGTACGGCACCAGCTTCAACCAGACCAAGGACGCCGTGCTCTTCTGGCGGGACTTCCTCAAGCTCGCCTCCTGCCAGCCGCTCCACGCCGCTGTCGCCTCGTGGCCCGACGAGCCGGCTGACCTCAG GAAAGTGGCAGCCAGGTATGCCACGGCGAACCATCAGTTGTTCATGGAGATCATGGAGGCGGCACTGGAGGCTCTCGGCATCGCCTGCCGCCGCAGCCTGCTGCGGGAGCTTGCGGCGGGGTACTCTCAGATCATGCTCAACTGCTACCCGGCGTGCCCGCAGCCGGAGCTCGCGCTGGGGCTGCCACCGCACTCGGACTACTGCCTCTTCACACTCCTGCTGCAGGACCACGTTGAGGGCCTCCAGGTCCTGCACGATGGCCGCTGGCTCACCGTCGATCCAGTCCCAGGATCCTTCATCGTCAACGTCGGCGACCACCTTGAG ATCTACAGCAATGGGCGGTACAAGAGCAAGCTCCATCGGGTGCGGGTGAACTCGACACGCCCACGCATCTCGGTGGCTTCCTTCCACAGCGTGCCCGTGGAGCGAGTTATCGGACCGGCAGCGGAGCTGGTCGACGAGGGAAACCCGCGGCGGTACATGGACACCGACTATGCCACCTTCCTTTCCTTCCTTGCATCGGCCGAGGGCAAGCACAAAAGCTTCCTCCAATCTAGGAAGATAGCAAGCTGA
- the LOC112903476 gene encoding UDP-glycosyltransferase 83A1-like has protein sequence MAKAHVLVLPFPAQGHVTPLMELSHRLVDHGFEVTFINTEVDHALVVAALRASSGGEAALGGGIHLASVPDGLTDDEDHKDLNKLIDAVTRHMPGHLERLIAGLEAAGPPRAKWLVGDANMGWSFEVARKFGIRAVSVWPAATAALALNLKIPKLIEDGLIDDKGLLRRQETFELAPGMPPLHTSQLPWTNAGAPEGQRIIFFDLITRNNKLNDLAEMTVANSFHEAEAGASKLFPNILPIGPLSADRKPVGNLLPEDGRCIKWLDGQLDRSVVYVAFGSLAIFDGRQFQELAEGLELTGQPFLWVVRPDFTPGGLSKAWLDDIHQRVAGSRGMVVSWCSQQQVLAHRAVACFVSHCWWNSTMEGVRNGVPFLCWPYFCDQHLNRSYITNVWRTGLAVSPDVDGIVTKEELRTKVEQVIGDAGIKKRARLFADVARRCVREGGSSYENFNRLVNLLSE, from the exons ATGGCCAAGGCTCACGTCCTGGTGCTGCCGTTCCCCGCGCAGGGCCACGTCACCCCGCTCATGGAGCTCTCCCACCGCCTTGTCGACCACGGCTTCGAGGTCACCTTCATCAACACCGAGGTTGACCACGCGCTGGTGGTCGCTGCGCTGCGCGCGTCgtccggcggcgaggcggcgctgggcggcggCATCCACCTGGCGTCCGTCCCGGACGGGCTGACCGACGACGAGGACCACAAGGACCTCAACAAGCTCATCGACGCCGTCACGCGCCACATGCCGGGCCACCTGGAGCGGCTCATCGCCGGCTTGGAGGCCGCCGGGCCGCCCAGGGCGAAGTGGCTCGTCGGCGACGCGAACATGGGGTGGTCCTTCGAGGTCGCCAGGAAGTTTGGCATCCGCGCCGTGTCCGTCTGGCCTGCGGCCACGGCGGCCTTGGCCTTGAATCTAAAGATCCCCAAGCTCATAGAGGACGGACTCATCGACGACAAGG GCTTGCTACGGCGGCAGGAGACGTTCGAGCTCGCCCCCGGGATGCCGCCGCTGCACACGTCGCAGCTGCCGTGGACCAACGCCGGCGCGCCCGAGGGGCAGCGCATCATCTTCTTCGACCTGATCACCCGGAACAACAAGCTCAACGACCTCGCCGAGATGACGGTGGCCAACTCCTTCCACGAGGCCGAGGCCGGCGCGTCCAAGCTCTTCCCCAACATCCTGCCCATCGGCCCGCTGTCCGCCGACCGGAAGCCCGTCGGGAACTTGCTGCCGGAGGACGGGAGGTGCATCAAGTGGCTCGACGGGCAGCTAGACCGGTCCGTCGTGTACGTGGCCTTCGGCAGCCTTGCCATCTTCGACGGGCGCCAGTTCCAGGAGCTGGCCGAGGGGCTGGAACTCACCGGCCAGCCATTCCTGTGGGTAGTTCGCCCGGACTTCACTCCCGGCGGTCTGAGCAAGGCGTGGCTCGACGATATCCACCAACGCGTCGCCGGCAGCAGAGGCATGGTGGTGAGCTGGTGCTCCCAGCAGCAGGTCCTGGCGCACCGTGCGGTAGCATGCTTCGTGTCGCACTGCTGGTGGAACTCGACCATGGAGGGTGTGAGGAACGGCGTGCCGTTCCTGTGCTGGCCCTACTTCTGCGACCAGCACCTGAACCGGAGCTACATCACCAACGTGTGGAGGACCGGCCTGGCGGTGTCCCCCGACGTGGATGGGATCGTGACCAAGGAGGAGCTCAGGACCAAGGTGGAGCAGGTCATTGGCGACGCCGGGATCAAGAAGAGGGCGCGGCTGTTCGCTGACGTGGCTCGCCGGTGCGTCCGCGAAGGGGGATCCTCGTACGAGAACTTCAATAGGCTTGTGAACCTGCTAAGTGAGTGA